In Apteryx mantelli isolate bAptMan1 chromosome 16, bAptMan1.hap1, whole genome shotgun sequence, a single genomic region encodes these proteins:
- the CASKIN1 gene encoding caskin-1, giving the protein MGKDQELVQAVKAEDVGAVQKLLQRPKPGKAKLLGSAKKVNVNFQDTDGFSALHHAALNGNTELIALLLEAQAAVDIKDNKGMRPLHYAAWQGKKEPMKMVLKAGSSVNIPSDEGQIPLHLAAQHGHYDVSEMLLQHQSNPCIMDNSGKTPLDLACEFGRVGVVQLLLNSNMCAALLEPKPGDATDPNGTSPLHLAAKNGHIDIIRLLLQAGIDINRQTKAGTALHEAALCGKTDVVRLLLDSGINAHVRNTYNQTALDIVNQFTTSQASKEIKQMLRDASAALQVRAVKDYCNNYDLTSLNVKAGDVITVLEQHADGRWKGCIHDNRTGNDRVGYFPSSLVEAISKRTGSWETVTIPQQYQKIPLPAFGAAVLNGDASSHPFHSLPPPPPPPPHSHQTLFSSFGYHRLSPSSADEPRYGQGSRGADVSPSHLSPSQGGSAAAPAPAEEIWVLRKPFAGGDRSSLGSTGSVASARSSGSGQSAGSGAHALHAGSEGVKLLATVLSQKASAQETAVGDGPAKAQDIPAGSSRTQSVASSPYAPQPPAEQQLKKMEPVSEGKSSEAVYQWLCKFQLQLYAPNFINAGYDITTISRMTPEDLTAIGVTKPGHRKKIASEINNLNIPEWLPEYKPANLALWLSMIGLSQYYKVLVENGYENIDFITDITWEDLQEIGITKLGHQKKLMLAVKKLAELQRAEFGKYESGTLKKKAPPPSPEVLAIESPPPEPPECQSPKMTTFQDSELSNELQVAMTGSGEGPEEPPEKQANHVGHVREASGYRSPSGRHAPDSGLGSRAKHMSSSQELLGDGPKAPSAAISKSQEYLAEEAKEGPPAPPKEVRPLRHGHPVKRASVPPVPGKPRQSFPPSAAGHFTPPQTPTKPRPASPQSLLVPHATAKVKPTPQLLPQAERPMSPRSLPQSPTHRGFAYVLPQPAEGEGPPPGVPVLPVSVPVLCLPPPGEGEGEEEPGRPKKRAHSLNRYAVSDSEQERDELLVPDAGPYATVQRRVGRSHSVRAPSGADKNVNRSQSFAVRPKKKGPPPPPPKRSSSAMSSASMAEDFPKEGEGEAAAGPAGEDDEARQGYREQRRASDFGGSVDTGSAGSVKSIAAMLEMSSIGGGARALALQKPHGAGGPGPAKGPDGYYLQPGPPPGSPERARVATVLATVKHKEAIGLDGEVVNRRRTISGPVTGLIAAARRERSDSVKSDTGADGPAERPRAERGGSPRNGSSESLPFAEEGTLTIKPRPRPLGPARPEAGEGLPPAHRHGDLAKVEASATLKRRIRAKQSQQDSVRFILTESDTVKRRPKAKDKEAALEPSPLAVYQNGTGTIKRRPGAEPGGAEPPPTPPPADGPELAPPPAAEPKRPFKPPVSPKPVLTQPVPKAPGPPAPKKAPIPGPGSPEVKRVHGTPPPVSPKPTPPPTAPKPPKPHAAIQSVSAGSTPSPSPAKQLGAAIKPSSTPPSLCSSPAKPLSPGGPPQQVPVKPPRSAIAGPSVDAASSEMAHQKLEETSASLAAALQAVEEKIKQEDSQAADSAVESKSTVSILDDIGSMFDDLADQLDAMLE; this is encoded by the exons ATGGGCAAGGACCAGGAGCTGGTGCAGGCGGTGAAGGCGGAGGACGTCGGCGCCGTGCAGAAGCTGCTGCAGAGGCCCAAGCCCGGCAAAGCCA AGCTCCTCGGATCAGCAAAGAAAGTCAACGTCAACTTCCAAGACACTGACGG GTTCTCCGCTCTGCACCATGCGGCGCTCAACGGGAACACGGAGCTCATCGCGCTGCTGCTGGAGGCGCAGGCTGCTGTGGACATCAAGGACAATAAAG GGATGCGGCCCTTGCACTACGCCGCCtggcagggcaagaaggagcccATGAAGATGGTGCTGAAAGCGGGCTCCTCGGTGAACATCCCCTCGGACGAAGGGCAGATCCCCCTGCACCTGGCGGCGCAGCACGGGCACTACGACGTG TCCGAGATGCTGCTGCAGCACCAGTCCAACCCCTGCATCATGGACAACTCGGGGAAGACGCCGCTGGACTTGGCGTGCGAGTTTGGCCGGGTCGGG GTGGTCCAACTGCTCCTGAACAGCAACATGTGCGCGGCGCTGCTGGAGCCCAAGCCCGGGGACGCCACCGACCCCAACGGCACCAGCCCCCTGCACCTGGCGGCCAAGAACGGCCACATCGACATCATCCG gctgctgctgcaaGCCGGCATCGACATCAACCGGCAGACCAAGGCGGGCACGGCGCTGCACGAAGCCGCCCTCTGCGGCAAGACGGACGTGGTGCGGCTCCTGCTGGAC AGCGGGATCAACGCCCACGTCAGGAACACCTACAACCAGACGGCCCTGGACATCGTCAACCAGTTCACCACCAGCCAGGCCAGCAAGGAGATCAAGCAGATGCTGCGGG ACGCCTCGGCCGCGCTGCAGGTCAGGGCCGTTAAGGACTATTGCAACAACTACGACCTGACCAGCCTCAACGTGAAAGCCGGCGACGTCATCACC GTCCTGGAGCAGCACGCGGACGGGCGGTGGAAAGGCTGCATCCACGACAACCGGACCGGCAACGACCGCGTGGGCTACTTCCCCTCCAGCCTCGTCGAAGCCATAAGCAAGCGAACAG GTTCATGGGAGACTGTAACAATCCCCCAACAGTACCAAAAGATCCCGCTCCCGGCTTTCGGGGCTGCTGTGCTAAACGGTGACGCCTCGTCCCATCCGTTCCATtccctgcctccacctccacctccaccACCACATTCCcatcagactcttttcagttcCTTTGGCTATCACAGGCTCTCCCCTAGCAGTGCCGACGAGCCGCGTTACGGACAAG GTTCCCGCGGGGCCGACGTGAGCCCGTCCCACCTCTCGCCCTCGCAGGGCGGATcggccgccgcgccggctcccgccgAGGAGATCTGGGTGCTGCGGAAACCCTTTGCAG GTGGCGACCgcagcagcctgggcagcacGGGCAGCGTGGCCAGCGCCCGCAGCTCAGGCAGCGGGCAGAGCGCCGGCAGCGGGGCGCACGCCCTGCACGCCGGCTCCGAGGGCGTCAAG CTGCTGGCAACGGTCCTTTCCCAGAAGGCTTCTGCGCAAGAGACTGCCGTGGGCGATGGGCCGGCCAAGGCGCAGGACATCCCCGCAG GTTCGTCGCGGACGCAGAGCGTGGCCAGCTCCCCGTacgccccgcagcccccagctgagcagcagctgaagaagatggagccggtGTCGGAGGGGAAG AGCTCGGAAGCCGTGTACCAGTGGCTGTGCAAGTTCCAGCTGCAGCTCTACGCGCCCAACTTCATCAACGCCGGCTACGACATCACCACCATTAGCCGCATGACGCCAGAG GACCTCACGGCCATCGGCGTGACCAAGCCAGGGCACCGGAAGAAGATCGCCTCCGAGATCAACAACCTCAACATCCCCGAGTGGCTCCCGGAGTACAAGCCG GCCAACCTGGCCCTGTGGCTTTCCATGATCGGCCTCTCCCAGTACTACAAGGTGCTGGTGGAGAACGGCTATGAGAACATCGACTTCATCACGGACATCACGTGggaggacctgcaggagatcGGCATCACCAAGCTGG GCCACCAGAAGAAGCTGATGCTGGCAGTGAAGAAGCTGGCGGAGCTGCAGCGGGCCGAGTTCGGCAAGTACGAGTCGGGGACGCTGAAGAAGAaggcgccgccgccgtcgccggaGGTGCTGGCCATCGAGTCGCCGCCCCCGGAGCCGCCCGAGTGCCAGTCGCCCAAGATGACCACCTTCCAGGACAGCGAGCTCAGCAACGAGCTGCAGGTGGCCATGACGGGCTCGGGCGAGGGCCCCGAGGAGCCGCCCGAGAAGCAGGCCAACCACGTGGGCCACGTGCGGGAGGCCTCCGGCTACCGCTCGCCCTCGGGCCGGCACGCGCCGGACAGCGGCCTGGGCAGCCGGGCCAAGCACATGAGCAGctcgcaggagctgctgggcgaCGGCCCCAAGGCGCCCAGCGCCGCCATCTCCAAGAGCCAGGAGTACCTGGCGGAGGAGGCCAAGGAgggcccgccggcgccgcccaaGGAGGTCCGGCCCCTGCGGCACGGCCACCCCGTCAAGCGCGCCAGCGTGCCGCCGGTGCCCGGCAAGCCCCGGCAGTCCTTCCCGCCCTCGGCCGCCGGGCACTTCACGCCGCCGCAGACCCCCACCAAGCCGCGGCCCGCCTCCCCCCAGAGCCTGCTGGTGCCCCACGCCACGGCCAAGGTGAAGCCCACGCCGCAGCTGCTGCCGCAGGCCGAGCGCCCCATGTCGCCCCGCTCGCTGCCCCAGTCGCCCACCCACCGCGGCTTCGCCTACGTGCTGCCGCAGCCGGCGGAAGGcgaggggccgccgccgggggtgCCGGTGCTGCCCGTGTCGGTGCCCGTGCTctgcctgccgccgccgggcgagggcgagggcgaggaggagcCGGGGCGGCCCAAGAAGCGGGCGCACAGCCTCAACCGCTACGCCGTCTCCGACAGCGAGCAGGAGCGGGACGAGCTGCTGGTGCCGGACGCGGGGCCCTACGCCACGGTGCAGCGCCGCGTGGGCCGCAGCCACTCGGTGCGGGCCCCCTCGGGCGCCGACAAGAACGTCAACCGCAGCCAGTCCTTCGCCGTGCGCCCCAAGAAgaaggggccgccgccgccgccgcccaagCGCTCCAGCTCCGCCATGTCCAGCGCCAGCATGGCCGAGGACTTCCCCAAGGAGGGCGAgggcgaggcggcggccggccccgccggcgAGGACGACGAGGCCCGGCAGGGCTACCGGGAGCAGCGGCGGGCCAGCGACTTCGGGGGCAGCGTGGACACGGGCAGCGCGGGCAGCGTGAAGAGCATCGCCGCCATGCTGGAGATGTCCTCCatcggcggcggggcccgggcgctgGCCTTGCAGAAGCCGCACGgggccggcgggccggggccggccaAGGGGCCCGATGGCTACTACCTgcagccggggccgccgccgggcagccccgAGCGGGCCCGCGTGGCCACCGTCCTGGCCACGGTGAAGCACAAGGAGGCCATCGGGCTGGACGGGGAGGTGGTCAACCGGCGCCGGACCATCAGCGGCCCCGTCACCGGGCTCATCGCGGCCGCCCGCCGGGAGCGCTCCGACAGCGTCAAGTCGGACACGGGTGCGGACGGCCCCGCGGAGCGGCCGCGGGCCGAGCGCGGGGGCTCGCCGCGCAACGGCTCCTCGGAGAGCCTCCCCTTCGCCGAGGAGGGCACCCTCACCATcaagccgcggccgcggcccctgggGCCGGCCCGGCCCGAGGCGGGCGAGGGGCTGCCGCCCGCCCACCGCCACGGCGACCTGGCCAAGGTGGAGGCCAGCGCCACGCTCAAGCGGCGCATCCGGGccaagcagagccagcaggacagCGTCCGCTTCATCCTCACCGAGTCGGACACCGTCAAGCGCCGGCCCAAGGCCAAGGACAAGGAGGCGGCGCTGGAGCCTTCGCCGCTCGCCGTCTACCAGAACGGCACCGGCACCATCAAGCGGCGGCCGGGGGCTGAGcccggcggggccgagccgccgccgACCCCGCCGCCCGCCGACGGCCCCGAGCTcgccccgccgcctgccgccgaGCCCAAGAGGCCCTTCAAGCCGCCGGTGTCGCCCAAGCCCGTGCTGACGCAGCCGGTGCCGAAAGCCCCCGGGCCGCCGGCCCCCAAGAAGGCGCCcatccccggccccggcagcccag AGGTGAAGCGGGTCCACGGCACGCCGCCCCCCGTGTCCCCCAAGCCGACGCCGCCCCCCACGGCGCCCAAGCCCCCCAAGCCCCACGCCGCCATCCAGTCGGTGAGCGCCGGCTCCACGCCGTCCCCGTCGCCCGCCAAGCAGCTGGGCGCCGCCATCAAGCCTTCGAGCACGCCGCCCTCGCTCTGCTCCAGCCCCGCCAAGCCCCTCTCGCCCGGCGGGCCGCCCCAGCAGGTGCCGGTGAAGCCGCCGCGCTCCGCCATCGCCGGCCCCTCCGTCGACGCCGCCAGCTCCGAGATGGCACACCAGAAGCTGGAGGAGACCAGCGCCTCCTTGGCCGCCGCGCTGCAGGCCGTGGAGGAGAAGATCAAGCAGGAGGACAGCCAGGCGGCAGA CTCCGCCGTGGAGTCGAAGAGCACCGTGAGCATCCTGGACGACATCGGCAGCATGTTCGACGACCTGGCggaccagctggatgccatgctgGAGTGA